The following coding sequences are from one Nicotiana tomentosiformis chromosome 3, ASM39032v3, whole genome shotgun sequence window:
- the LOC104121329 gene encoding basic leucine zipper 23-like, with the protein MDDGELEFSNQEMLSSSNFGEFPDSGLMDSFFNEILKDTHACTHTHTCNPPGPDSTHTHTCYHVHTKIVPPLSEDKTASDDTAESAEGKRKKRPLGNREAVRKYREKKKARAASLEDEVVRLRAINQQLMKRLQGQAVLEAEIARLKCLLVDIRGRIEGEIGSFPYQKPMKSGDVYQNLVNPNLPGAYVMNPCNLQCDDRVYCLHPGSEGKNSDGTALDGQGFDNCEFETLQCLGNQISELKEGSGCELGSGAPTGNPSGRSKRKGTRAATAS; encoded by the coding sequence ATGGATGACGGGGAACTGGAATTTTCTAACCAAGAAATGTTGTCAAGTTCAAATTTTGGTGAATTTCCAGATAGTGGTTTGATGGACAGTTTCTTCAATGAAATTCTCAAGGATACACATGCCTGCACTCATACACACACCTGCAATCCACCTGGCCCTGATAGCACTCACACACATACATGTTATCATGTTCACACCAAAATAGTTCCTCCCCTGAGTGAGGATAAGACGGCAAGTGATGATACTGCTGAATCCGCAGAGGGAAAAAGAAAGAAACGCCCTTTGGGTAATAGAGAAGCGGTTCGTAAGTACCGTGAGAAGAAGAAGGCTCGAGCTGCCTCATTAGAAGACGAAGTTGTCAGATTAAGGGCTATAAATCAGCAACTCATGAAAAGGCTGCAGGGTCAGGCTGTGTTGGAAGCTGAGATTGCAAGGCTCAAGTGCTTGCTTGTGGATATCCGTGGAAGAATTGAAGGTGAAATTGGATCTTTTCCATACCAGAAGCCTATGAAGAGTGGGGATGTTTATCAGAACCTTGTTAATCCTAATCTCCCTGGAGCATATGTGATGAACCCTTGCAACTTGCAATGTGATGATCGGGTTTACTGCCTCCACCCTGGATCAGAAGGTAAAAACTCGGATGGCACAGCATTAGATGGACAAGGCTTCGATAATTGTGAATTTGAGACTCTCCAATGTTTGGGTAATCAGATCTCTGAACTGAAGGAGGGTTCTGGCTGTGAATTGGGTAGTGGAGCCCCTACTGGAAACCCTTCTGGCAGGAGTAAAAGAAAAG